Within the Telopea speciosissima isolate NSW1024214 ecotype Mountain lineage chromosome 4, Tspe_v1, whole genome shotgun sequence genome, the region AACCACAAGTAAGTTTGAGACATCCCCAACCccatacttcttcttctaaaccctGTACAGCCCAACCCttatttcccccttttgttttcttcaaattCCCATAACCTAAATCACTCACAGACCTAACCCACCATCAAAAtaacttcaaattcaaattacAGCATCCCTAGTACACCCCCTCCATTCGATCCAGACCTTTGCCCCATCCAattatcaaaaccctaaattccctcAACTCCCattaaaaacctaaaaccctaaattacagTCCAGCAAGATCCAGTCATCATCAGACCATCCCACCTTGGCCGAGTGACCCTTTCTACACCTAGAGAACTCGACTTGAAGCCCTTGCCCGAATTCcccctctaaaccctagattccctcatTTCACTCTTTTTAAAAACCtgaaacccgaaaccctaacttgctgccaTTTAAGTTTTCACTCTTCTGCTCATCAAACCATCACTGGACCAatactgatagactcccctacatctgcctagcataaccaacccTTCAAACCCTAACGTAACCCTAACCCTTATTTTGACCTAATTCTATATTTTACACCAATCGGACTgcctgttcatagcagatcctgtaGTACTGGTTCCTAGTGGGTCTTCTACCTACCTTGACTACATTAAGACCTTATCTAAAGTGACATGTGGCTGCATAAATTCTTGAGTGATGTCCTCATCAGTTGCTGTCTcacaggaaaagaaaaaggatcaTTTACACTTTCTGCATACCATAAAATGCATAGGTTCCTCAAATCAGGAAAGTACCGTCTGTAaattacacccccccccccaatgcaAAAGTCGTCCTAgcccctttccccccccccttggatGTTATATAAGTACCCTTCCCTAAATTCTGGCATAACAGTCATTTATTTTGATCCCTGCAATGTTGTTGTTCTAAAAATTACATGacttgcataaaaaaaaagactaaatgacaatctttttttatcttcaaaAAACAAACGAAAGGAAAATGGAAATGCTTCCATACTACTCTGGCTCTCTCCTCCagtccctcctcccccccccccccttctctcctTGCCCAATCCTGCATAATAGAAATAATAGCTTGAGAAGGGATCCAACTCACTCAGGGCAGTCTATCACCTCAGCCCACAGTCCTTCGACATAGCTATTATTTCTGTAGTTTAGCTCAAGACCTTATCACTCTCCTTACCAGTATGCTGTCCTTGTTCCATCAATTTTGTTTTCTGTAGAGCTGTGTGTTTTGTAGGATGTAATTGTGTTATATATCTGTACTCAAATGTTGCTCTCTTTATAGTTGAAATTAAGTGTGAGCCATCTAAaagataatgattttttttggtgTCTAAAGTGGACATCTctgccttttctttttcaatcagGTCCAAGGAATCTCGTCGTTACTCCGTCTCCTGCTCATCAATACCATAGTAATTATTCTCCCAATAGTTATAATCCCAATCAAAGAATATATGAAGCATCATTGAGTTTTGGTGGTTCAGATTCTTGGAGAAGCCCAGTAGGAATTGCTAGTCCTTTTCCAGGGTACCAAGGAAGAAGCCCAGTTGGAATTGCTAATCCTTTTCCAGGGCACCAAGGAACTCCTCCGGGGGTCTGGAACAGATCTGGTGGCAGGGCTGGCTATGGCTTTCGCTCCCATTCACCAAGAGGTGTTGGTTTCCCCAGTCCTGGTTTTGGACGGGGTGGTAGCCCTAGTCCTAGTTCTGGAAGAGGAAGCAGTCATCAGTTTAGTAACAGCCGCAGCCCTGGCTCAGGACGAGGTGGCGGAAGAGGGCGTGGTTTCCATACTGTTGTCTCAGCACGGGAGAGACCAGATATGTTTTACAACAAGACCATGGTAGAAGACCCATGGAGGTTGTTGACTCCAGTTGTAAGAAGCTCAGGTGTGCAAGTGAATGCACAGCATACCCCTGGTTCTCTAAAATCTTGGCTTCCAAAAACAGTTGGTCTGAAAAAGGCCAGAGTTTCAGAAGCTGTCGATGACTTTAATTCCCAATCAAGCCTTGCTGAATGCCTTGCTTCAGCTTTTGAGGAGGCTGTTAATGATGGAACAAGCATATGAGAGGTGGGTGCAACAGGAGAAGCTTGGTCCCATGCGGGCTACTTTAGGATCTCCCTTTGCTATGCTTATCTGATCTCACTATGAGTTTATCTAAAAACCTACTGTTCCTCTATTGCCAACAGCCCAAAAGGTGTCTGAGGAAGGTTCCAAAGAATGCAATGTCAAAGCAAGGGAGACCATGAACAGGTATGCCTAGGTATGTAATTTATTCGATATCATTGGGCCAAAATTATAAGTAGCTTCATATACACCTCAACACTGAGTCTTCCTATGAATTTGTAATTTAAGCCAACTGTTATCAACTCCAAGTTTCCAATTGAAAAGGCTTGGCATCTTGTGGTTGTtggaaatttttgtttttgacataGATAGATGCCATTAGCAAGGTACTCTGAAGTTATCTTTGGAATGCTGAATTCCttcaaattgttttttttgtaataatctTACTTAGCTGTATGTCTGCCCATCACAGTTCTTTGGAAAAGAATGCATTTTACTTTAAATAAGGACCTACTACGGGTGTTCAAATTTTATTCTTGTGAATATACCATTCATCAACTATTTTGATTACTGGCGAACTTTGAATATCTTCATTCCTAAGAGAAACAGTTGATTCTATACACACctctttctccatctctgtAGGTGGTGAGGAACGGTTTATTGATGCTTCTTGATGTTTTGTAAGTACAAGTTGAAGCTTGAAAAAATGGCAATATTTCTTAGGTAAAAAAGGATTCTGTTCAGTCCTGCACACTTGAgtcaagggtttttttttaattattttccttATCGAACTGAATCAATGTTtagaaaaacaatttttttttttttttaaatctgagtcagttgggggggggggggggtggggaagcCGCTAGGTGTTTTCCCCTTTCCTTCATCCCAAGTACTCAGTCATGCGCCAATATTCTTTGGTAAAATGGATTATGTTCAGTCCTGCACACTTGAGTCAaggttttttttataattatttttcttatggaaCTTAGCATCAATGTTtagaaaaacatttttttttaaatccgaGTCAGCTGGCATCTCGGGTACgtaatttctgtttttcatcggggtgaggtggtcattttgccccccatTGTGTTTGGGCATGTGGCCTTCCcccctatatatataattatattatatatgagaTAGCTGTTTGGTCATGTAGCCCTTGCACTCGcacggggccaatgagagtgcacatcGGAATCAACACAAATAGGATTTCTTATTTCAATAAGTGTTGGGTGGCAATTTTGTTTGGGCACAAGAGCCATGTGACCAAGTGGCATTCTGTTCTCATGGAAAGGCGAAAATTCCCAGGGCCATGACGGCAACGCACCATACATGCCTAGGTAGTGTTCTATTTCCTATATGTATATGTAGGGAAAATTTTCTTTGCACTGTGGCTGCAGGTTgtacccaaacacatgggggtgggcaaatgACCGGCCCACTACCCTGAAAGATTGAAATGACATGTCCACCCtgccccatgtgtttgggcgtagcTTGTGCCCTCGTGCGCTCTTGGGCACAGAATCTTTTTAAATAACATAATAAGAAGTTACTTTTAACTTATTTtgaagggaagtagttttctttacaggagtgtggcctatgccaatgctcccatgtatctatctctctcctcaaaacaagggggcagagatatcttttcatatggggaagagagagagactcatggaagtgctaaCGTAGGTCActctcccggacagagttctttttccccaatTTTGAAATACTTGTTTACCCtaacttaaataacttttgagaatgtgAAGTAGCATGTGGAAGCCTACTGCTACttggaggtcttgagttcaagtgtCCTGGTTCACATCTCCCTCCCCCAATAGAATAGGATAGAGTAGGAcctatcaaaatttttttttgagaatatGACAAAggtaatcaaaagaaggttagtgAATTGGAAGCTTGCAA harbors:
- the LOC122660481 gene encoding protein SICKLE-like isoform X2, producing MEESEKRKERLKAMRMEAAEAEASEIADGSTAPGYLSNPLIEPSAIPLVEGSSPAVPRFDFYTDPMAAFSGNKRRNSSMQTQQNYISPTTSSGSPSTRFPSSPSGPRNLVVTPSPAHQYHSNYSPNSYNPNQRIYEASLSFGGSDSWRSPVGIANPFPGHQGTPPGVWNRSGGRAGYGFRSHSPRGVGFPSPGFGRGGSPSPSSGRGSSHQFSNSRSPGSGRGGGRGRGFHTVVSARERPDMFYNKTMVEDPWRLLTPVVRSSGVQVNAQHTPGSLKSWLPKTVGLKKARVSEAVDDFNSQSSLAECLASAFEEAVNDGTSI
- the LOC122660481 gene encoding protein SICKLE-like isoform X1, with the translated sequence MEESEKRKERLKAMRMEAAEAEASEIADGSTAPGYLSNPLIEPSAIPLVEGSSPAVPRFDFYTDPMAAFSGNKRRNSSMQTQQNYISPTTSSGSPSTRFPSSPSGPRNLVVTPSPAHQYHSNYSPNSYNPNQRIYEASLSFGGSDSWRSPVGIASPFPGYQGRSPVGIANPFPGHQGTPPGVWNRSGGRAGYGFRSHSPRGVGFPSPGFGRGGSPSPSSGRGSSHQFSNSRSPGSGRGGGRGRGFHTVVSARERPDMFYNKTMVEDPWRLLTPVVRSSGVQVNAQHTPGSLKSWLPKTVGLKKARVSEAVDDFNSQSSLAECLASAFEEAVNDGTSI